The Lucilia cuprina isolate Lc7/37 chromosome 5, ASM2204524v1, whole genome shotgun sequence genome includes a window with the following:
- the LOC111675086 gene encoding uncharacterized protein LOC111675086 isoform X6, giving the protein MAAVQRKLVHKQFNSPMGLYSQQNVKETLNRELKAFGTDGIEIDEQIARPLNLANSAVLRAVEEEEQMKCEMFEQSLKTERQSRSRQRFYYQRPHTPVHQHQLEQIKTQYLSHQHDITIDRDTVLKINRLATRRNLHKREHSWPPTTMTATGCIVNYNELLKNVDEKGKILSLQQQQQQHIRSTSHDNALQFDETVCKRHGIDVIRNKFNSPTRIIEPTAQEVRQRREQQRKLQQQKQKQQQQKQQSQQQTRSRSDDAGSEVDCSGGGVAKNKPKQMINLLKHEELLRKNSPNKSATMTDTTDNAQRTTNENDAVEKNNENLPEREIKNDKSTEMDCDKNLKNKEEAEDELFKTTTLPVTKGFSHPETKAADEDIGLVEPKRQYYEQLCSSRKWHSYENLLAAASGIPILSKPLAPQMHKRQAHSLERGREARQHKQLPPQKPRISPKLQRRSMKLATEIKISYDADAQQHNIQVKSLNQPKKQQTAATVPTTTLDDLEHIPLPATPDKCRSLPVTVEQNSEQQNVVDAKTKSLKDQQIYDDSCIYLRSIDLQDNTVAYIPAAITIVPSPTEEIMQHWMESSNLKANIKGVNDIETAGCSKTASNDLKNEKNENLISMLKQESVKSVVKPEGIKQQQKHQQQHQQQQNDKHEAGVETKAETDTYVTRLPSTPNGIQLTRQTSVNTKRSSNNNKDNKISTTSAMTIETAKTHATLQQQHESQSPGVKHSNATATTECNKIAKEVDKPDQQGVYYTDGEFIYGPYDPFNGAPLANATVRSLEAEQQQKQQQQLHQESNQIKKDIEAETKTQHKNEIANLTAKYEHIQKSINEHLRQIDAYIENAKAALKSTIATGNKPVSSFPSLPHISEKEQFLTSQPQIHYESNIKSPPNETPLKEILRKITNIMQEVKPLHRNEKPNKQETYMHETTIGNAQQDGEENMPIVDKVLMDLNMLTKHLTEFDKTTSQELKPIMEQLQQTPLNLQFETRPTATTASHVLITEETTNKENSLETAKNQQLKEAKTMQSPPTPPPLPPPPSSSMYKQVKPRKEHIGDEQLLATDKLITTAQIQSQQHTPVTSNFLQKEMTMSALTPKDDTTTTATKDKMKNFVYDFITARHEQEQLVGQVIDTLEKLENETKENLVNIHVPPAHDDEQIKSNLNQQTPTSNTQTKKEEDKAIMQNCNISVLANASGKDACNHDNHDPKSTKGNESQLKLHIKDFADKIADKQFQKYDNQPPKKNTNDVVNTNSNNNKPGQRHHTTTVHEHNNKHISSCHQDDDVAIADEDDKDNKIKKMMEQEQHQEEEGDSNHSSASELSNTYKSSYELPSPYITVRQISWEDVQATTTQTTTNFQKQSEKVETATAAVSTPNHDIPIAQICTKSPVTFCATTATLTQASPVTTSGHVEMQSTTALKPRIQTRKQPSPPTHQQKQHDLTHITADEGRKYPAPLIEPHLPTRSTSPFGLNAIELPFKQRRSTSVSPTRLRKIRIAQDALDSSATRKYPSPLVEPHLPTRATSPFCLNTVEMKNVKRSASTSPKRIQHTQLRTSPKTVDEMAIRKYPAPLAKPQVPTRAASPFGLNAVDVFHLTRTTTPIPAHGLEVKYDEDEQEQDYKNDDDDENKDKPISPIRKYPPALIEPHVPTRAASPFGLNAVETKQKVQRHRTPSPARGHHCQHPHSHQAATLKLSSTATDRRNKTIAYVPQVEGHNIGLLVRSSTPAPYFYTESTSQTTRLQSEINATKTSYDYATMTARDISGNKYCEKNDMGRDAANENDYISVVVTDDDEATCDELQRINTISSTKQVKQPKMRNLNTIGTTATKTMDQPQKQQHYAHQDASSSGPHMDVDVILLPTSVINRSFDNVSPRPYISIEGYKRVAWPPASEERIVREFTPQPQTQFPPAPGYNQQPAAQAAAAVPPTQP; this is encoded by the exons AAATGTTTGAGCAATCATTAAAAACAGAAAGACAAAGTCGCTCTAGACAACGTTTTTATTACCAGCGACCACATACACCGGTGCATCAACATCAATTGGAACAAATCAAAACGCAATACTTAAGCCATCAGCACGATATAACAATTGACCGTGATACAGTTTTAAAGATAAATCGCCTGGCAACACGAAGAAATTTACATAAACGTGAACACAGCTGGCCACCGACAACAATGACAGCAACTGGATGTATTGTCAACTACAATGAACTACTAAAGAATGTTGATGAAAAGGGAAAAATATTAAGtctacagcaacaacagcagcagcatatACGCAGTACTTCGCACGACAATGCGTTACAATTTGATGAAACTGTTTGTAAACGTCATGGCATTGATGTAATACGGAATAAATTCAATAGTCCAACTAGAATAATTGAACCTACTGCCCAAGAGGTTAGACAAAGAAGGGAACAACAACGCAAgctacagcaacaaaaacaaaaacaacaacagcaaaagcaGCAGTCACAACAACAAACTAGAAGTCGAAGTGATGATGCTGGCAGTGAAGTTGATTGTAGTGGTGGGGGAGTTGCAAAGAATAAACCTAAACAAATGATTAATCTGTTGAAACATGAAGAGCTATTGAGAAAAAATTCCCCCAATAAATCAGCCACTATGACGGACACCACAGATAATGCCCAAAGGACCACGAATGAAAATGATGCAgtggaaaaaaataatgaaaacttacCTGAACGCGAAATAAAGAATGACAAATCAACTGAAATGGATTGTGACAAAAACCTAAAGAACAAAGAGGAAGCCGAAGATGAACTATTTAAAACCACTACTCTACCAGTGACTAAAGGGTTTTCTCATCCCGAAACTAAGGCAGCCGATGAAGACATAGGTTTAGTAGAACCCAAAAGACAATACTATGAACAATTGTGTTCTAGCAGGAAATGGCATAGTTATGAAAATCTTTTGGCTGCAGCAAGTGGAATCCCAATCTTAAGCAAACCTTTAGCTCCACAAATGCACAAACGTCAAGCTCATTCTCTAGAGAGAGGACGTGAAGCACGCCAACATAAACAATTGCCACCACAAAAGCCAAGAATTTCTCCCAAGCTACAAAGACGTTCTATGAAACTAGCTACTGAGATAAAGATTTCTTATGATGCCGATGCCCAGCAACATAATATACAAGTTAAATCTTTAAATCAACCCAAAAAGCAGCAAACTGCAGCAACAGTCCCAACCACCACTCTCGATGACTTAGAGCATATACCTTTACCGGCTACACCAGATAAATGCCGTTCTTTACCAGTAACTGTAGAACAAAATAGTGAACAACAGAATGTAGTTGATGCAAAAACAAAGTCCCTTAAAGACCAACAAATTTATGACGATTCGTGTATATATTTAAGATCCATAGATTTACAGGATAATACCGTGGCTTATATACCAGCTGCCATAACAATTGTGCCCTCACCAACAGAGGAAATAATGCAACATTGGATGGAATCCAGTAACCTTAAGGCCAACATTAAAGGAGTTAATGATATTGAGACAGCAGGCTGCAGCAAAACAGCAAGCAAtgatttgaaaaatgaaaaaaatgaaaatttaatatcaatGTTAAAACAGGAATCTGTTAAATCAGTAGTAAAGCCCGAGGGtattaaacaacaacagaagcaccagcaacaacatcagcagcaacaaaatgACAAACATGAAGCTGGCGTTGAAACGAAAGCAGAAACAGACACGTATGTGACACGTTTGCCAAGCACACCCAACGGCATACAGCTAACACGTCAAACAAGTGTCAACACTAAAcgtagcagcaacaacaacaaagacaaCAAAATATCTACCACCTCAGCGATGACAATTGAAACAGCAAAAACACACGCAACTCTACAGCAACAACACGAATCTCAATCTCCAGGGGTTAAACATTCaaatgcaacagcaacaacagaatGTAATAAAATTGCTAAAGAAGTTGACAAACCAGATCAACAAGGTGTTTACTATACAGATGGTGAATTTATATATGGTCCCTATGATCCCTTTAATGGAGCACCACTTGCCAATGCTACCGTTCGTTCCTTAGAAgctgaacaacaacaaaaacaacaacagcagttaCATCAAGAATCgaaccaaattaaaaaagatattGAAGCGGAAACAAAAACTCAGCATAAAAATGAGATTGCCAATCTAACAGCAAAATATGAACATATACAGAAATCCATAAACGAACACCTAAGGCAAATTGATGCATATATTGAAAATGCTAAAGCGGCATTAAAATCCACCATAGCAACTGGCAATAAACCAGTGTCATCTTTTCCCTCTTTGCCTCACATTTCTGAAAAGGAACAATTTTTAACATCACAACCACAAATACACTATGAAAGCAACATAAAGTCACCACCAAACGAAACccctttaaaggaaattttaagaaaaatcactAATATCATGCAAGAAGTAAAACCTTTACACCGAAACGAAAAACCTAACAAACAGGAAACCTACATGCATGAAACTACAATTGGCAACGCACAACAAGATGGAGAAGAAAATATGCCTATAGTGGATAAAGTTTTAATGGATCTAAATATGTTGACCAAACATTTAACTGAATTTGATAAGACTACAAGTCAAGAGCTTAAGCCAATTATGGAACAACTCCAGCAAACACCACTCAACTTACAATTTGAAACTAGACCTACTGCAACAACAGCCTCACATGTTCTTATAACGGAAGAGacaacaaacaaagaaaattcaTTGGAAACAGCAAAAAATCAACAGCTCAAAGAAGCAAAAACTATGCAATCACCACCGACGCCACCACCATTACCTCCTCCTCCTTCTTCTTCGATGTATAAACAAGTGAAACCAAGAAAAGAACATATTGGAGATGAGCAATTACTGGCCACTGACAAGCTAATAACAACAGCTCAAATACAAAGTCAGCAACATACACCAGTAACgtcaaattttctacaaaaagaaatgACAATGTCAGCGTTAACGCCCAAAGATGATACTACCACCACAGCTACCAAGGATAAAATGAAGAATTTCGTTTATGATTTTATAACAGCACGACATGAGCAGGAACAACTTGTCGGGCAAGTAATTGACACACTGGAAAAGTTGGAAAATGAAACGAAAGAAAATCTAGTTAACATACACGTACCACCTGCACATGATGATGAGCAGatcaaatcaaatttaaatcaaCAAACACCAACatcaaacacacaaacaaaaaaggaaGAGGATAAAGCAATAATGCAAAATTGCAACATTTCCGTTTTGGCAAATGCCTCTGGCAAAGATGCTTGTAATCATGACAATCATGATCCAAAATCAACTAAAGGTAATGAATCTCAGCTGAAATTGCATATTAAGGATTTTGCTGACAAAATAGCTGATaagcaatttcaaaaatatgacAACCAACCACCAAAGAAGAATACCAATGATGTGGTCAACACTaacagtaataataacaaaCCTGGCCAAAGGCATCATACAACAACAGTACATgaacataataataaacatataagTTCTTGTCATCAGGACGATGACGTTGCTATTGCTGATGAGGATGACaaggataataaaataaagaagatGATGGAACAGGAGCAGCATCAAGAGGAGGAAGGTGATAGTAATCACAGCAGTGCTAGTGAATTAAGTAACACTTATAAATCCTCCTATGAACTTCCTAGTCCATATATAACAGTGCGTCAAATATCCTGGGAGGATGTTCAGGCAACAACCACACAAACAACTACAAACTTTCAAAAACAAAGTGAGAAAGTTGAAACTGCTACAGCAGCAGTATCAACACCAAATCATGACATACCAATTGCACAAATTTGTACCAAATCTCCAGTGACATTTTGTGCGACGACTGCAACATTGACGCAAGCATCGCCAGTCACGACAAGTGGTCATGTTGAAATGCAATCAACGACAGCATTAAAACCACGCATACAAACTAGAAAACAACCATCACCACCAACACACCAGCAGAAACAACACGACCTTACCCACATTACTGCAGATGAGGGTAGAAAATATCCAGCTCCCCTAATTGAGCCCCATTTGCCAACACGTTCAACATCACCGTTTGGTTTAAATGCCATCGAATTACCCTTTAAACAACGACGATCAACCTCAGTGTCACCCACACGTCTACGTAAAATAAGAATTGCTCAGGATGCCTTAGATTCTAGTGCAACCAGAAAATATCCATCACCATTAGTTGAACCTCATTTGCCAACACGAGCCACATCACCATTTTGTCTAAATAcagttgaaatgaaaaatgtaaaacgTTCAGCATCAACATCACCCAAACGCATCCAGCATACACAACTGCGAACATCGCCTAAAACAGTTGATGAAATGGCCATACGTAAGTATCCAGCTCCACTAGCGAAGCCTCAAGTACCTACGCGAGCAGCATCACCATTTGGTTTAAATGCCGTGgatgtttttcatttaacaagaACCACAACACCAATTCCAGCACATGGACTGGAGGTCAAGTACGATGAAGATGAGCAGGAACAAGACTataaaaatgatgatgatgatgaaaataaagataaaccCATTTCACCCATACGCAAATATCCACCAGCACTAATTGAGCCGCATGTACCAACAAGAGCTGCCTCGCCATTTGGCTTAAATGCTGTAGAGACAAAACAAAAAGTTCAACGTCATCGTACACCTTCGCCAGCACGAGGACATCACTGTCAGCATCCACATTCACATCAAGCAGCAACTTTAAAATTATCCTCCACTGCCACTGACAGACGCAACAAGACAATCGCTTATGTGCCACAGGTGGAAGGTCATAATATTGGCTTACTAGTACGCTCTAGCACTCCTGCACCTTACTTTTATACAGAGTCCACCTCTCAGACAACACGTCTTCAAAGTGAGATAAATGCAACAAAGACCTCATATGATTATGCCACGATGACTGCCCGAGATATCAGTGGTAATAAGTACTGTGAGAAGAATGATATGGGACGTGATGCTGCCAACGAAAACGACTACATCTCCGTCGTAGTCACCGATGATGATGAAGCGACATGTGATGAATTACAACGCATTAATACAATTAGCTCAACCAAACAAG taaAACAACCAAAAATGCGTAATTTAAATACCATAGGTactacagcaacaaaaacaatggATCAGcctcaaaaacaacaacattatgcACATCAGGATGCAAGCAGTAGCGGTCCACATATGGACGTTGACGTGATTTTACTACCAACATCTGTTATTAATCGTTCATTTGATAATGTTTCGCCTCGACCCTACATTTCGATAGAAG